In the Dictyostelium discoideum AX4 chromosome 6 chromosome, whole genome shotgun sequence genome, AACAtgtaaaatgatttttaaaaaatcaattcaaccaacaacaacaacaaaaacaacaacaacaacctctGAAAAGGCAGAAGttttaaaagttgaaaaacAATTAGCACCACGTGCATTtctattaataaaagatGAAGCTAGATTTAATTGGACTCATGAaataccaaaattaaaaaaaggcCAACATCGTATTAGTTTAACTTTTAGATTCGTTTCAAAACCACCTTCacctttattaaaatcaaaattaatttctaataataaaaataatgagaTAAAAACTGAAACTACTAAAACAACAACGacaacgacaacaacaaaagaaaaaatagaaaccaatattgttgatgatgatgatgattgaaaaaaaaaaaaaaaaaaaaaaaatggaaataaaatttataccAAAATTCTGGATTCAAACTCAATCAACTATCATTTGAGttcactaaaaaaaaaaaaaaaaattgaaaaattttaaaataaaaaatatttttagaaatcatttaaaataaaaaaagagaaaattgGTGGAGATTTTGATTACatcattgaaaaaaaaaaatttcttgcAGAATGCCAATCGCATCAAAATTTTccaaaaagatttttttaatttttattttttttaatttttattttttttttttcttttttttttatttttattttttttttttttatttttattttttttatttttttttttttgaaaattcattctttttattttttttttttttggtgtaatgacaatttcaataaaacaaatttaaaaataaataatttttaataatattaataataaatattttgtttaataatatacctaaacaaataaacaagCACAACTAAGCggataataaaacaaaaacttAATCtataaagtaataataataataataataaatttgtaatttgaaataataaaatggaagatattcaatttgaaaatgaagtAGACAATAAAGTATTtgatattattgttgttggtgcAGGTGTTGCAGGTAGTGCATTTGCATATTCATTAGGTAAAGCTGGTAAAAGAGTATTATGTATTGAACGTGATCTCTCTGAACCTGATAGAATCGTTGGTGAATTAATGCAACCTGGTGGTGTTAGAGCATTACGTGAATTAGGAATGGAaggtaatattatttttttttgttttttttattttaaattttcccACTTACATTCACACACTTTAAAAACTAACACattataatctttttttttttttttatttatttcacttttttcacttttctcaccaaaaaaaaaaaaaccccctctcccacaacaacaacattatCAATGACTTTCACAAAAATAGATTGTTTAGATGGAATTGATTCATCATTAGTATTTGGTTATGGTATATTTAAACATGGTAAAGGTACAAAATTATCATATCCAAAAGATTCAAATGGTGCAATTATAAATGGTTTCAGTTTTCATCATGGTCgttttattcaaaaattaagATTAAGAGCATCTTCATGTGAAAAGTATGTATCACTACttactactacaacaacaactatagtcattaaatttaaaatattaaatattaaatattaaatataaaaaaaaaaataaaataaaataaactttatttttagtgTTTTTATGGTTGAAGGTACagttaattcattaattgaagAAGATGGTATTATAAAAGGTGTAACATATATAGAAAGTAAAAAGAaagataatagtaatgaaaataaagaaaatagtgatgatagtaataataatacagcaacaacaaataataataataataataataaagatttaattaaagaagtTAGAGCACCATTAACAGTAGTTTGTGATGGTTGTTTCTCAAATTTAAGAAAATCATTAGTACCAGAAAATCAACCACTTTTAACCTCAACATTTGTAGGTTTAGTTATTAAAGGTGTACAATTACCATTTCAATGTCATGGTCATGTATTTTTAGTAGATCCAGCTCCAATTTTAATGTATAgagtaaattttaattttaattttaaaattttaatttattaattttaaattttattaattttaatgttttttattatttttttttcagattgGTTCAGATGAAATTCGTGTTTTAGTTGATATACCATTTAAATGTCCACCAAAttcagaattaaaagaatatttagAGACAGTTACAGCACCACAATTACCAGAGTCATTAAGagaatcatttttatatgCATTAAGAAATTCTCCATTGAAAAAGATGCCAAATTCACGTTTACCACCAAATCCAACACCAAAACCAGGTGTTTTAATGATTGGTGATTCTTGGAATATGAGACATCCATTAACTGGTTCAGGTATGACCGTTTGTTTATCCGATTGTGTTATTCTATCGAAATTAATCACTCAAAGTAATCCATCGATTAATTTCACCGATAGAGTTTCAATGGAAagattaattcaaaaattcaCAATTCAAAGAAAACCATTAGCATCGACTTTGAATGTTTTAGCTGGTGCACTCTATAAAGTTTTCTCTGCATCCAATGAACATCTTAGAAAGGCGTGTTTAGGTTATCTTAGTTTGGGTGGTGAATTCTCTGCTGGCCCAGTGGCTTTGTTATCTGGTTTGAAACCAAAACCACATATCTTGGCAATGCATTTCTTTGCTGTCGCTTTTTATGGTGttcttaaaaatatcttaccTTTCCCAACTCCTGCTCGTATTCGTCGTTGTTATCAAATCTTATGTGCTGCTTCCGATATTGTTGTACCATTGCTCCGTTCTGAAggtgttttaaaatatattcaaaatatttgtattattttaagattaacaaaataaaataatttaaataaaaaaatatttattttaaagaattaaaaaaaaataaagtaatcatttttaaaaatagaattttaaaattttattgattctAAGAAAGTATGCTATTGGAAATAAAAAGAGATGaatgataatatttaaaatattaataaatttattgtttttctGAGATTTCAGattcattatctttttccatttcaattttattaggATCATTGAATTTCTtataatttcttcttttaattattatgattaaaaTGATTGCTAATACTATTAATGAAAAACCAATTATTGAACATAGAATTggaattaaaacatttaatttcttttcatcTTCTGGTTCTATTGGTTCACCTCCTGTTGCATTAAAACTATAGAATTTATGACGAGATGTTGGTTCttgtatattaaaattataatatttgataattgatcATGATATGTATAATAGTCTCCCCATGGAAAATTTGCATTTATTGTAGTTTTTTTCTCTGGTTTAAAACTtgaaaaaatagtaattccAACTTCGGGACGATTAAAATATGCAGtcacatttaaataatcactCGAATCCTCTATTGATATTGAtggatttttaatataaaaaccTGGTTGAAATATATCTGCACCAAATCTCAAATGGATCGCAAATGGTTCATCCTTGAGTGACATTCCTCTTACCTAACATGTTGGATAATCTTCAGTATTTCTGTCATAAAACATcatctaaataattttaaatataatacaCCATTAATATACAAAttgtataataaataaaattaaatactaCTCGAAtccaacaaaaaataaataaaatttaattttaatctttacagttttattatttggaataAACAATATCTCACTTTGTTGAAGTGATACCCTCTAAATTCatgaaatattttcattgatttagaattatttttaatatcatttctTGATATTGAACCTTGCCAATGAAAATCATCTTGAATTTTATCTCGATTGAATGATACTGAATAAATGGTTATTGGAGGTGATGTTAatccttttttaatatattcacGACCAAAAAGTGGATCTagtgaatttattatttgaattaaaattataatataaaatatttatattttcattattaccaaacaatttaaaataccataattaatttaaattttttttttttttttttttttttttttttatataaattaaagaaCAAATAgttaccaaaaaaaataaaaaataaattattttttattaaattttttcgTGGTAAATATATACCACTACTCATATAAACCAACACcttatatatataatgtatgattaattttttaaacttacacctacaataatttataaaaatatttatcaatttttttttttttt is a window encoding:
- the sqle gene encoding squalene epoxidase — translated: MEDIQFENEVDNKVFDIIVVGAGVAGSAFAYSLGKAGKRVLCIERDLSEPDRIVGELMQPGGVRALRELGMEDCLDGIDSSLVFGYGIFKHGKGTKLSYPKDSNGAIINGFSFHHGRFIQKLRLRASSCENVFMVEGTVNSLIEEDGIIKGVTYIESKKKDNSNENKENSDDSNNNTATTNNNNNNNKDLIKEVRAPLTVVCDGCFSNLRKSLVPENQPLLTSTFVGLVIKGVQLPFQCHGHVFLVDPAPILMYRIGSDEIRVLVDIPFKCPPNSELKEYLETVTAPQLPESLRESFLYALRNSPLKKMPNSRLPPNPTPKPGVLMIGDSWNMRHPLTGSGMTVCLSDCVILSKLITQSNPSINFTDRVSMERLIQKFTIQRKPLASTLNVLAGALYKVFSASNEHLRKACLGYLSLGGEFSAGPVALLSGLKPKPHILAMHFFAVAFYGVLKNILPFPTPARIRRCYQILCAASDIVVPLLRSEGVLKYIQNICIILRLTK